The DNA segment GTCGTCACGACGCCGCCTTCGGATCCGGGAGCAGCCAGTGCCTCGCCCACATCCATCGACCAGAACGGCTCTGTCAGCGTACCGTTGGCGCGGTCCTCGGCGAGTTCGGTGAGGTATTGTGCGCGGCTACCCTCGACCGCGCTCTCGCCGCCAAAGGGTAGCTGGCCTTCCATCGCGGCGGTGCGCGCCGCCTGCTGGAACGGCTCGTCAATCTGCTGCCGTACCTGCTGGTCGAGGGGATAGGGCTTCTTGCGCGAATAAGGGCCGCTGGCCGGCGTGCTCGCATTGCGCTGCTGGTGCTCCGCCGCCTCGACCGCGGTGAGGCTCGCCTCCAGCATGGCGAGGGTCTGCTGCTGGACGGATTGCAGCACACGGGTGCCTTCGAGAGTGAAGGCATTGGACAGGTGGAGCGCGCCACCATGGGCGAGCACCGGGATGCCGGCGGCCTGCGCACCCGCCATACCGCCTATCATCGCCCCGCGCTGTGCCCGCGCGGCAGGGTCGAAGACCTTGGAGACACCGCCCGGCGTGACGGCCCGTGCGGACGCTCCCCGCATCAAGGCAGCCTGCTCTTCGCGCGCCTGCGCTTCCTGGCGCTGGCGTTCCTGCTCCCGCTGCTCGCGCTCCGCCTCGCGGAGCTGGTGCAGCCGCAGCCGCGCGAGGCAGGCGTCGCGGATCGCTCGCATGCGGTTGTCGAGTTCGCAGCGCTGCTGCTCCAGCGACGCGCAGTCGCGTGACCCGCCCCAGCCGCAGACCGGGACGCGGATCCAGTTCGCACCGCTCGCGGTCCGCAGGCAGCGCTGGATGCTGTTGCTGAGTTCGGCGCGCTGGCTCGAAAAGACGTAGTTGCCGGAATGGATGTTGCAGTCGGCGGCGGTGCGCGGGTCGTTATAGTCCGCGAGGGTCGGCGCGGTGGGGAGCGTCAGCAGCAGGACCGGGAGGACGAACCCTAGGCCGCCGGTCTTCACCTGTCTTTTCAGCATGAGGCGGTGCTCCCTCTGGCTAGGGTACGGCGGAAGGTTGGATCGGCTGGTTCTTCTGCGTAATTCGCAGCTTCTGGAATTCCTTGGATGGCGGCCCGGACGGCGTGCCATTCTCGGTGATGGACAGCGTTGTGCTGTCCCGCTCGCGGGTGACCGTGAGCGTGCGATCGAGAAACGGCACACGGAGCATCCGCCGGACGCGCGTGACATCGATCGTCTGGAGCAGCGCGGCCTCGAGATAATCGTCGCCGGGAAAGCGATAGGCGTAATAGAAAGCACCGGCGAAGCTATCCAGTGCCTTGTTGCGCATGTAACCGGCGGGCAGGGGGCCGTTGACCTCGCCGATCGCCAGCAGCGTCTCGGCATAGCCCGGCCCGGCATTCTCCTCGCTGGTCTGGCCGGTGCCCCGACGCGCGGCCTGTTCGCCCCGGTCGGCGAGCAGTTTCTCCAGCGGCGCGACATAGGCCAGCAGGGCGGCCAGCGTCTCCTCACCCGGTGCCCCGTCGATGGCGCCGCGATACAGGCCTGCGTCCCGCAGCACCTTCTGCGCCTTCATCCAGCCCTCGCGATCGGAGGCGATGCTGAAGGGCAGGTCATATTCCAGCGCCGGCAGGGAAGGCGGGGGATCCGCGCCGGGAAAATGAGCATCGATGAAGCGCGGGTCATAGCCGATGTTCCGGGCGATTTGCCGGTAGCGCTGGCGCTCATCATCGGTCAGTTCGCGCTGGAGCACGGACGCCTGCAGTGCCTTCAGTGTCGCCGCGACGCGCCCGGTGTCGCCGCCGCCCTCGCCAACCAGCGCGGCCTTGATTGCGTCCATCTTTCCGGCATCCGTGACGGCCGTGCGCGCCTTCTGCGACGGATCGGCGATGTCGCGCGCCAGGCGTTCGACGACGGCAGCATGTCCGCCCAAGGCGGCGAGCATGACGGCCGACCAGCCATTGGCCGCGCGCGCGTCGGTCGCCCCGCCCTGCGCGATTGCTCTGTCTACCGCCTCGATGTCGCCGAACTCGCTGGCGAGCAGCAGCAGGCGGTTGGCGGCGACCGGCGGCATGGGCGCCGCTGCCAGGGCAGGACCTTCGCCAAATCCTGAAAGGCCTGCCATCTTGGCAAGGGCCGCGGGTGACAGGCCATCCTCGGCCACGACATCAAGGCGCGCCCCGAGATCCTTCAGTGCGAGCGCGTTGTCGATGCGCCGCTCCTCCAGCGCGCGCATGATCGGCGTGTAACCTTGCGCGTCCTCGCGATCGATCTCACCGCCCATGTGATGCAGAAGCCGGAGCGTTTCGGGCGTCCCCATGCGTGCGGCGAGGGCTACCAGCTCTGGTCCCGAGGGACCGAGATCGGTCACGCGCAGCCCCCGCCGCGCAAAGGTGGCAAGTGCGGTCTCGTCATGGCCGCGAATGGCGAGCTGGATCGCGATCAGCTCCGGTCTGGGCGTATCGTCGGCGCGCGCGCACGTGCCCGGCATTGCCGACAGCATCGCCAGCGCGAAGAGTGTACGTCTCATTGGCGTTTCCCGTCATCGCGCCACCAATGTAATCGCACG comes from the Ancylobacter pratisalsi genome and includes:
- a CDS encoding ankyrin repeat domain-containing protein, whose protein sequence is MRRTLFALAMLSAMPGTCARADDTPRPELIAIQLAIRGHDETALATFARRGLRVTDLGPSGPELVALAARMGTPETLRLLHHMGGEIDREDAQGYTPIMRALEERRIDNALALKDLGARLDVVAEDGLSPAALAKMAGLSGFGEGPALAAAPMPPVAANRLLLLASEFGDIEAVDRAIAQGGATDARAANGWSAVMLAALGGHAAVVERLARDIADPSQKARTAVTDAGKMDAIKAALVGEGGGDTGRVAATLKALQASVLQRELTDDERQRYRQIARNIGYDPRFIDAHFPGADPPPSLPALEYDLPFSIASDREGWMKAQKVLRDAGLYRGAIDGAPGEETLAALLAYVAPLEKLLADRGEQAARRGTGQTSEENAGPGYAETLLAIGEVNGPLPAGYMRNKALDSFAGAFYYAYRFPGDDYLEAALLQTIDVTRVRRMLRVPFLDRTLTVTRERDSTTLSITENGTPSGPPSKEFQKLRITQKNQPIQPSAVP